In the Primulina tabacum isolate GXHZ01 chromosome 15, ASM2559414v2, whole genome shotgun sequence genome, AGAATGAACTTTATGTCTACATCAGATTGTGATCAGTCCGTGACTCTGTTTTCAGACTTCAAATGTGACGTCTGAAGACTAAAGTAGTAGGGGAAATCATTCTCATCGAGATAGACTTGTAACTCGTTGAAAACAAGTTGAGTGtcacttttatttatttattattatttagttAGAAAGTTGGATGCCATTATTGATCAAACCAGTTTTTatccttttttttccttttgtaAGGAAATCATAAATCAGAATCTTAATTAAAGCGAGGAATCAATTCCGCACGAGCTAGGTTCAGTTTTTAAATGGTATAGATTCATCAATATTAGCATGAAACACAGATTTGAGATATAAAATATTGTTACAAAATATATGGAAGAAAATAGAAAGGTATACGAAAAACCAGCGAGCTAGTATTGTGAAGAAAACAGTAGCACAAtgcttaaaataaaacaaaccaATGTCTGTATGAAATATAgtgtccttaaaacagattcgtctCATCCGGTATGTGCTTCGAGGATGAACTTGGACGTTTGTTTTccaggatacaacggaacaaccagCAGTACTCTAGCACAAGACACCACTATGGCGAACTGAAATGTATCTGAACTGTATCACGAGGGCAGAGTAACGGCAGCCGGTGGAAGAAGCAGCCGCCGAGACAACAAAGTAAAACTTCGAAAATACGAGAATGCAGGAGAGTGTGTTGGGTGTGTTTGAAGAACTTGAGGCTGCCTCTATATATAGGCACTCCGGTTCCATATGGACAGTCACGGCTGGCCATCTGAAAGGCCAAAGGTTAGTCAAGCTGGAGTGCCAAAGGTCTGTAAAGCTGGAGCACCAAAGGTCATTCAAGCTGGAACACCAAAGGTCTGTCCAGCTGAAACACAAAAGATCAGTCCATAAtataatttttcgaaaataaaaaatagcaaAAGCCATGTGAACCCTTGGTAGGAAATTTTGCCTTGATCGTTCCGACATTCGACACACTCAGGTCGCTCTCGTACGCTTGCACACAAGTCAAGCCTCGGGCTCATGATTTGCACCCCTGCGCCGGCGTGCGCGAGAGAGAGTCTCTTGACCAATTTTTCTTACACCTTCACAAAATGTAAATAAATATAAGCTCACCAATGCTATTTTCATTTTCCAATGTGGGACATTTCTCACTTACCATCTATTAAGCCTTGCTTGTTTGTCCAATTTTccattcaaaagaaaaaaaaaacaaacccaATAGATCTCTAAGTCCAACAAATATAACATCATATGATCAACTCTATCGATTCAACATGATAAATATTGAAATACTTTGATTAAACGTTTCTCGAAATTCGTGTTAATACCATCAAGCATGTGAGTAGCTCGCTGAAGTTACAGTTTTGGTCGATAAATGTAACAATCTATTGAATATTAAGACTCGAACCTAACTCCATGTTCCATATTAATCTTAACATAAACGTTGGAAGAACATAGCAATATCTTACTTGTTAGCCACTTGCGAgtgtttgtatatatatttatgatgTTTCAGTCAAATTATTAAGTGTTGGCTGTATATCTAATCTCATACCTACTACTGCATGCCCATGTATATTTTGTACACCATACCACCTTATCTCACCCATTCAGACCAGTTGCTTTCACTGCAAATGGTTGCATGCCCCAATTTTTTATAGGAATTATGGATAATGAAATGCATCAATTATTGGTCCATTGCCACAATTGGGACCAAAACCAACTCTCACCATCAATTATTTTTTGACGTTTAAATAACAGATTTTTGACAAAGACCAAACGCTCTTGCTTGCGATCGGTCAGAGGAGACACGTGTATTCAAAATTTATCGCTCATTTGTTTTTCGAAAGCTTTAAAATATTGATACGAAATTAGTatctaaaacatgtaaaatatatattatattcgaTTTTCGAACTTTTGTCAACACAAATACGTATAAAAGAACTATATATGATATTCAAAATCTTAAGAATACATGCTCTATTGaaaaaagaatatttataatGTTATCACATAATTAATAaggctaaaatattttaaataatcactTAAATAATACTGGTTTGTTCTGGTTTGGTGGCGTTACGTTTAATGATATACTAGTACACTGACGCACGCAACACTGACGGCGCATGCGTTGTGTACttgtacaatatttttaaaattcatttggtttatatttaaatgatgatcaaaatgtaattattagaaatagtgagAGATTacattgtaattttgatatatgaattttttttctaagAAACAAAAAATCTATCCGACATGAGGAAAAAAGAATTCGTTGAAGAAATTACATTTATAGTAGCGCCCAACAGTGGAAATTAAATATAAGTGTGTCTTAAGTCCAACCTTGTCGTCGTAAAAAAGGGAAGGCAAACTAATAAATTGGACTATTCACCGTAACCAACGCCAAAAGTATGCGTATCGCACGTAATAGTCGACATGGAAACGCAAAAATTATAGTGCTCCAGCTCACCCAACATCAAATTTCTGGACCATTACaattttattgaaaattatattgcttatttattttttttggtttcaaagttttaaatgagaaatatattatttattttacgagTTGTccttaattattaaatcatatgtTAAAGGCTGTGCTGAGTTAAGTATTTATTAAATCTggaaagatttttttaaaaaaaatggaaagaGGAATGGGGAGGAACTGAAAAGTTTAGTTGACTAGACCGGGCCCGCATTTCAGACGGGGGCTGAAAAGCATGGCTGACTAAATGGGCCCAGTCAGCGACGATGTTGACTACTCCTATTTCATCAGTTATGGCTgccatttatttttattatatttattttgttaagtttctaaacttatttaatttaaaatttggaatCTGTTAGCCAACTTATTAAAATTCCGAAATAtgtaaacaaaaataatatcgtTATAAATATAGACATAGTGTTAAAGGAAAACAGTATATACTAGAAGTATAGATACCATAAACATATAACAACAATGAACAAGTAAACTATATCAAAGTCTAacaaataaaatagtatatattTCGAAGATCTTGTAGCGACCTAGCATATATCACTGCACCGACGAACTGAAGTAGTGTCTTAATTTTATCAGCAATTTGCGCAAAACAACCGGAAAAGAAGCGAAAGAAAACAGAAGGGAGAGATCGGTTGATTTTCAATGTGTCTGGGCTAACGGAAGGCCATGAGACATGGTGGAGCTTGATGGGTGTGAATCCTTGAACATCAAAATTTGCTGCTCAAACGCACCAGCGGACTATGTACTATGTAGTGTCGCTATATAATTGTGTGGTGAacattatattaatatatatacgaACTAAAACCACGTCGtacatataataattaataaagaacataaaatttatttcgaGGAAATAGCAACAAATGACTAGCTAGCTAGCTAAGTCCTCCGGAATTTCAGTATCTTGATGTAGTTAAAGTGAAGCGTGAGAGGCTGTGGGGTATACAAAATAGAACCTCGTACATCAGAATCTAACAAATCATAATCCCTTTGACCGGAGGTCAAATATTTCATCTGTCAAAGAAAATTATACAATACGATATGATTTGTTAACTAGGAATAATATTCTGAACATGCAAAATCAGATACATTAATTGTTTGTTTCATCGGCGGCCGACATTACAAGTTATTTTCGTTCCTCTGTGTTCCATTCATAGAAATAGAAACCTAACTGCAAATTCATAGCGACGTCATATCATTTTAACTAGAGAGACAGtagttattattttaattagaaCTCAGTCATAGATTGGACATCATCGGCGCTTGGTGATGATGTAATCAGGGCCGTGCCTATTAAGAGGCAAATGAGTCCAGTGACTCAGGCCCATATCTTTTTTGGggcccaaaaattttaaaaaaaaattattatatataatactagTTACTAGATAGCCCAAAACCAAGTATTTATTGAATGAAATTTGCTTAGTCTGTTATCGATTTATTCCCCAATCTTCCCCAATATTCATCTGCGGACAAGCCTTAATCGACTCCAGTCGTTGCGTCGTCTCTAGGTTTGATTGACAGACCCGTGAGGAGCTGTAAGTCTATTTTCTTGTATTTGCTTTGTTCGGGcttctaattttttattgtaGTTTTTTACTTTCTTCGGGGCTTTATGTGATGTCTATAATCTACGTTTTTTGACTGAAATTTTGGTGGATGTAATGCTTATCCGGCTTTCAAATGCTCATATTGCTTATAAAATCTTGTTGACTGTCCCGGTCATAGTAGCAAGTGCAGAGCGAAGTTTCTCAAAGATAAAGCTCATCAAAACTTTTCTCCGATCAACCATgtcacaagaaagattgaatggaTTGGCTATGTTATCGATTGAGAAAGAAATCACTGAACAACTTGATTATACAGACTTGATAAGTATTTTAAGCTTTAAAACTGTTAGGCCGGTTGTTTTTTAGTGATCATTTTGGACATAgttgatatttttattcttttaattttttatattgtctttgacgtattgatttaatttgaaaaattactatggaactaaaaaaaatatgaacacaCATTatgattcagagacctcttttTAAAAGTTAGACTCAGGCCCAAATATTGTTAGGATCGGCCCTGGATGTAATGTAGTTAACGACGAAAGGCACAGAAAATAATAGgaatttttttcaattatttcagTCGTTGtacattaaattttaatttttgttgttttttccAATTGCTTATCAACAATTTATAATATTAATGTCAGCATTTCCAATTTTCACATcagtattataaaaaaatatgataaaaaataattaaagttaatgTACAAAAGTCAAAGGTTGAATACATAATATATCAGAACTCAAAAAACGATTAGTATACAATATGAAGGAATGTGCTTTAATTAAACGGTGTTATGgacaatataaatataaacaGCGATGCAATCCAAATTTAACTCGTTTTTACATGGTAAAAGCATttagttaatatatatattgacTTCACAAACATGTAATTTACATGTGTCAAATGATTAGCCGCTGAACCTAGGACCTGATACCGCGTGTgcaaaaatttgtatgagacggtatcgcgtgtcgtattttatgagacgaatatcttatttgggtcatgtataaaaaaaatattactttttatgccaagagtattactttttattgtgaatatcgatagaattgacccgtctcacagataagattcgtaaaaccgtctcacaagtgACCTACTCTACGATGTGCGTGATGAAGGCCTGGACCAGCCAAGCATCAAATTGACTATTTATTGCCTTTTCTAACTTTcattaatgaaacttaaattttacgtttatttaatatataatcttACTTTTCAATCataattttctaaaattaaaactaaaattaaaattaaaattaaatcaaatttcGAGAATAAAATCTTAATGGAATTTAAGGTTTCAATCATCCAAACTACTAATTAACATTATCAACATAATTAATATGCCAACAAGTGCCGAATAACTAAACATAGATACGTCATGAGTTTACAGTAATTTTAGACTTCAACACGTAAAAGccataaattaatataaaacatgcataaaaatattcgTGTATTCATTAGATATTCGACAAGAAATTGAGGAGAAGAAAAAGTGATTGCgacaagcttaataaattacCTAGTGAGACGTCATATTACAATTTGAgaaatatatattgaaaatttttGCAATtacaattttagaaaaaaattgtAAAGACAAGAGCAATTCGAAAACAAAATGttggtgttttttttttgtatggcaattttttttaaaaaaatagtatatataaaaaaatttgcgCATTGGCATTTGAGATTGGTTGATTTTGATTATAGAGCAGAtgtcttgtgagacagtctcacgaatctttatatgtgagacagatcaatcctactgatattcacgataaaaaagtaataatttttcattgataacccaaataagatatctgtcttgtaaaatacgattcgtgagactgtctcacagaAGTTTTTGATATGATTACGATATTACGTCATTTTCTCCAAGAATTAGAACTTCTAACACGAAAACAACGATAATTTTGTGTGAATATCGCTTTCGTACATAGAACATAATTATTCGTGTTACcgtcaaattattttattaatcacGTATGATTGAATTCCATATTCAAAAAGAATTTCCCTTTCACAAAATTCTACTGGTTCATAATTTCAAGTGCGACTTTTGTGTTCCCAAAATCTTACCTTTCCCATTATCGTCTCTCTCCAAAACCCTCTATAAATAGCCAAGCGACACTCCATCCCATTCCTTCATGGTCATAAACCTTTACTCAGCTGTCCGGATCTTCCATAAACCTCCATACCTCTGCGTCTCCATTTCCTCATTTTCAGTTCCCATAAAAATCAATGGTGGTTCTCTCAAAACCCGCTATCGAACAGTTGTCCATAGCCAATAACTGCTCCACATTTTTCCCTGGTGTGCCACTGGTAGACCTCTCCAAGCCCGACTCGAAAACGCATCTAGTTAAGGCCTGCGAAGAGTTCGGATTCTTCAAAGTAATCAATCATGGTGTCCCTTTTGAATACATGAGAGATTTGGAATCGGAAGCtcttaaattcttttctttgcCTCCGTCTGATAAGCAGAAAGCTGGCCCCCCTAACCCTTTCGGCTATGGCAATAAAAAGATTGGCCATAATGGAGATGTCGGTTGGCTTGAGTACATGCTTTTGAATTCAAATACCGAAGCCGATTTCCATAAATTTGCATCCCTTTTCGGTGAAGCAGCGGAAAATTTCAGGTCAGTGTTTTACAAATCCAGTCAAGAAACTGAGAAAGTGAAGgtttattttttcttattttagcTCTGTTTTCCCCCCGTTTCTGACGTTCTCTGTACTCTTTTGCAGTCGTGTTCTGAAAGATTATGTATCGGCAGTGAAGAAAATGgcgtttgagattcttgaaatGCTAGCAGATGGACTGAAGATCCAACCAAGAAACGTGTTCAGTAAACTTCTGATGGATGAACAGAGTGACTCTGTTTTCCGAGTGAATCACTACCCTCCATGCCCAGATTTGGGAGAATCCAATGGCGCCGGGAATTTGATAGGATTTGGAGAGCACACTGACCCGCAAGTCATATCTGTTCTTAGATCCAATAACACCAGTGGCCTTCAAATCTGTTTGAAAGATGGGAATTGGATTTCCATCCCGCCTGATCACAACTCTTTCTTCATCAATGTTGGTGATTCAATGCAGGTACCACCACCCCTTGCACACATGCATATACTCATACAAATTATATCGTACAGACTCAATATCATAGAAATCATATCAAAGaaataaatttattatgaaTTTCCATATATACGCATTACGCGTGTGATATGATGATTA is a window encoding:
- the LOC142528041 gene encoding gibberellin 2-beta-dioxygenase 1-like, which codes for MVVLSKPAIEQLSIANNCSTFFPGVPLVDLSKPDSKTHLVKACEEFGFFKVINHGVPFEYMRDLESEALKFFSLPPSDKQKAGPPNPFGYGNKKIGHNGDVGWLEYMLLNSNTEADFHKFASLFGEAAENFSRVLKDYVSAVKKMAFEILEMLADGLKIQPRNVFSKLLMDEQSDSVFRVNHYPPCPDLGESNGAGNLIGFGEHTDPQVISVLRSNNTSGLQICLKDGNWISIPPDHNSFFINVGDSMQVMTNGRFKSVRHRVVANSSKSRLSMIYFGGPPLSEKIAPLPSLMKGEDSLYKEFTWFEYKKSAYKSRLADNRLGLFEKINVAS